One Algoriphagus sp. Y33 genomic window, GCTCATGTGGTTTCCCTTTCTCAAAAATCACCAATTCAACCTTCTGCCTTTTTGGTTTTCCGGAATCTGGATCGGTATATTGGATGGCGAAATCACGCTCCATGTCAGCAAGGTCAAAACCGTACTCTTCATTGAGCATCAGGATTATTGATTGCAGGTTGCTTTCCTGAGGCTTGACCTTTTTCACATCACCTGTCAGAATACAAACCAACTGGTTGTCTTCCAATGCTATGTCGTCCTGTTCAATTACTTCTGTGGACATTATTTGATGGTTTTTAATAGTTCGTTAATTTCTTTTCTCTTATCCCTTCTGGAAGCATAGCGTAGGAGCTTGCTCTTATTCACATTGTATTTGGAAAAAGCCTGCTCATACAATTTGCGAATGTCTATCCCAATAGGTTCCAAGTACTGCTCATGCTCAAACCACGCATTGACCAATATACCTTCAATGCTGGGGGATAAGTAGTCGCCTGATCGCTCCGTTGGAGTCTCAGAAATTAAAGCTGTGAGAATGATTGCATCATTCTGGGGAATGAGATAACGGGCAGTTGTTTCCTTGTCTGGTTGCAGGTAAACCTTCTTACTGAAGGATAGCATTTCACCAAATAAAGAATCCAAATGATCTTTATTGAGAGCAAGAAATACCCAATACTTTGAGGTGTTTTCATCACCAATTTCATTCAATAGGATGGTGTCCCATATCACGATTTCACCAGAGTAAATTCCTTTTACACGATTGTATAGTCGTTTGGATTTTAAGCTGAGCTCAGCTGAAAATTCAGGCTTATAATCAAAGGTGTAAAGACCTCTACCTATCTGATAAAGGAGCTTGTCTTTTTTCAGTTGATTTAGTTTCCAGGCTATTGTGCTGCCAGATAAATCGGGAAAATGCTTTTGAAGGGCATCTGTGATGTCTTTCGTGGTAAACTCCTGTTTATCAGAAAAATGACACTTAAGATAATATGTAAGTTCAGTGTTTTTCATTTTCTATGTGACAAATATAACTGATTTTTTAGAATTTCAAAACTTTGGCAGTTTTAATAACTAATTGCCAAAACATTGGATTCAATATGCA contains:
- a CDS encoding DUF6577 family protein; translated protein: MKNTELTYYLKCHFSDKQEFTTKDITDALQKHFPDLSGSTIAWKLNQLKKDKLLYQIGRGLYTFDYKPEFSAELSLKSKRLYNRVKGIYSGEIVIWDTILLNEIGDENTSKYWVFLALNKDHLDSLFGEMLSFSKKVYLQPDKETTARYLIPQNDAIILTALISETPTERSGDYLSPSIEGILVNAWFEHEQYLEPIGIDIRKLYEQAFSKYNVNKSKLLRYASRRDKRKEINELLKTIK